CCGACCTGCGCACCCAACCTCCCCACGGAGGAGGAGACGGGGACCACCCCGAACATCCCGACCGAGGAGGAGACGGGGACCACCCCGAACATCCCCACGGAGGAGGAGACGGGGACCACCCCGAACATCCCCACCGAGGAGGAGACGGGCAGCACCCCGAACATCCCCACCGAGGAGGACACGGGAGCTCCGCCGAACCCGCCGACCGACCAGGGGGACGGGACTCCCGGGCCGCCCACGGACGGTGCGCCGGCCTGCCAGGTGGTCGACGGCTGGTACGACATGACCCGCGACTTCAACGAGTACTACGCCCGCCACCGCACCGACGAGGACGAGTTCATGCCGACGGGCAGCGTCACCCTGGTACGGATCCGCAAGACGGCCCGCAACACCGAGGCGTGGATCACGTTCTCCACCGGGGCGGTCGGCAAGGGTGAGGGCGAGGACGCCCGCCGCGTCGCCACGGTCTTCGGCGCCTGGCGCCACGAGGTCTTCGGGGACCGGGGCACGGTCGGGGTACGGACCGGGCGCGACGTCAAGGTCACCACGACCTGGTGATCGCCGCCGTGATCGGGTGTGCGATCCGCTGTGATCCGCTGTGATCCGGCGTGATCGCCGGCGGCCCCGGTATTGGTTTTGAGCACCCCCCGGGACCAGGTAGTATTTTCTCTGTCAGGCGCCGCTAGCTCAGTTGGTTAGAGCAGCTGACTCTTAATCAGCGGGTCCGGGGTTCGAGTCCCTGGCGGCGCACCTGTACTTCGGGCGGTTCCCGGTTCACCGGGAACCGCCCGAAGTGTTTTCCGGCCCGGACTTCCTCCCCGGGTCACCGCCCGGGCCCGGCTCACAGCGTGAGCGACAGCAGCAGCGGCGCGGCCTTCCGGTTCAGCGCGTCCGCTGCGGCCCGCAGCCGGTGCGCGTGCTCGACCGGCATCGACAGGGCCAGGCAGCCGACGGAGGCCCCGGCGGTGATGGGGACCGCCGCGCAGACCGTGCCGACGGCGTACTCCTGCAGGTCGAGCACGGGGACGGTGGCCGGCTGGCTGTCGAGCTTCGAGAACAGGATCCGCTCGTTCACGATCGTCTTCGACGTGAGCCGGGCGATCTTGTGCCGGGCCAGGTGGTCGCGGCGCCCGTTCTGGTCGAGCTGGGTGAGCAGGCACTTGCCGACCGCGCTGGCGTGCGCCGCCGAGCGGAAGTCGACCCACTCGTGGACCTTCGGGGTGCGCGGACTGTCCGCGAACTGCGTGATGCGGACCTCGCCGTCCACGTACCGGCTGATGTAGACCGCCGCGCCGACCGAGTCGCGCAGCCGGTCCAGGGTCTCCTGGAGCTTCTCCTGCAGCGCCTGTTTCCGGTCGCTCCCCGAGCCGAGCAGGACCAGGGAGTCCCCTATGGCGTAGGCGCCGTCGGACACCTGCAGGACGTATCCCTCCCGGCGCAGCATGAGGAGCATGGGCGCGAGATGGGCCGCGGGCAGGCCGGTCTCACGCCCGATCTGTGCGTCCGTCACGCCACCGGTGTGGCGCGCGATCGTTTCGAGTACGCGAAGCGCGTACTGCACCGAGTGGAACGGCGCGGTCGGCTCGGGCTTCAGCGCCACGGTTTCCCCCTACCAGGTTGTTACCGCTTGCCCTACCACGATAGCCATCAAGCGGCCCATCCGGAGCGCCTGTTGGGGAGATTGATGGCTCAATCAAGTCGCTTGTTCAGCAGGTATCCGAATGGCATATGCCCCTGGCAAGACCATCTTCCCGGTCTGCCGGGAATGCCCGGCCCCGGCCCACGGTTCGAGTTCTTCGTACGGACGTGAAGGAGTGCGGAATGGGACGGGAGCGACGATGAGTGACGCAGGGGACGCGGGGGACACCGGGACGAGCGCGGCAGCGGCCGAGGACCCGCACGTGAGTACGGGGGCGGACCCGGGCG
This Streptomyces sp. NBC_00539 DNA region includes the following protein-coding sequences:
- a CDS encoding IclR family transcriptional regulator is translated as MALKPEPTAPFHSVQYALRVLETIARHTGGVTDAQIGRETGLPAAHLAPMLLMLRREGYVLQVSDGAYAIGDSLVLLGSGSDRKQALQEKLQETLDRLRDSVGAAVYISRYVDGEVRITQFADSPRTPKVHEWVDFRSAAHASAVGKCLLTQLDQNGRRDHLARHKIARLTSKTIVNERILFSKLDSQPATVPVLDLQEYAVGTVCAAVPITAGASVGCLALSMPVEHAHRLRAAADALNRKAAPLLLSLTL